In Streptomyces qaidamensis, one DNA window encodes the following:
- a CDS encoding protein kinase domain-containing protein, giving the protein MGRAHVSTHQLVAGRYRLLEIIQRETNRICWYAEDTGTGEISRPCLVTQIGLPEDPRGAERRAAARLLRTTENMALLCPGRIATVVDAAEEAGALWTVNEWIDGTPLGELLSEQGTFNYVRAARIGLELLDVLDAAHAQGITHGELSPGQVFAREDHSVVVTGFGLAGATLAPRLTAPAYASPEQARDQRIGPAADLWALGAILYTMVEGRPPFRDRGRPENTLKGVDRLPLRTPVRAGPLTQVVQGLLRKDSRERLTRPVVREALTRALSEDPEAALAAAPVPRLRGAYAGMRPGSPAWSRRTMVAGTALAVVTVAVAVLAATQGLPGTDGGSDAAESPARPPASTATPGEGTGGDSPDPSGPPSPPQSPSPTPTPSSPSPTPTPTPTASAPATALPPGFQRYRAAEGFSVALPEGWKRLDTDRDGGAYRVVFGAKGDDRTLAVTYSEQAGPDPVAVWRDDVEPNLKQADDYDRIGAIRATTYQGREAADMEWTAHVDGARVHTLGRGVLLGGGRSFSLRWTTPDADWEAAANQEALRTFFTTFRPGSD; this is encoded by the coding sequence ATGGGCAGGGCGCACGTCTCCACACACCAGTTGGTCGCCGGCCGCTACCGGCTGCTCGAGATCATCCAGCGGGAGACCAACCGCATCTGCTGGTACGCCGAGGACACCGGGACCGGCGAGATCTCCCGCCCGTGCCTCGTGACCCAGATCGGGCTGCCGGAGGATCCGCGCGGGGCCGAGCGCCGGGCCGCGGCCCGCCTGCTGCGCACGACCGAGAACATGGCGCTGCTATGCCCCGGCCGCATCGCCACGGTCGTCGACGCCGCGGAGGAGGCCGGCGCCCTGTGGACGGTCAACGAGTGGATCGACGGCACCCCCCTCGGCGAACTCCTCTCGGAGCAGGGCACGTTCAACTACGTGCGGGCGGCGCGGATCGGTCTGGAACTGCTCGACGTGCTGGACGCCGCGCACGCCCAGGGCATCACACACGGCGAGCTCAGCCCGGGCCAGGTGTTCGCACGCGAGGACCACTCGGTCGTCGTCACCGGCTTCGGCCTGGCCGGCGCGACCCTCGCACCGCGTCTGACGGCACCGGCGTACGCGTCCCCGGAGCAGGCCCGCGACCAGCGCATCGGTCCCGCGGCCGATCTGTGGGCGCTGGGCGCGATCCTGTACACGATGGTCGAGGGGCGCCCGCCCTTCCGGGACCGGGGGCGTCCGGAGAACACCCTGAAGGGCGTGGACCGGCTGCCGCTGCGCACGCCGGTGCGCGCCGGGCCGCTCACCCAGGTCGTGCAGGGGCTGCTCCGCAAGGACTCACGGGAGCGGCTGACCCGCCCGGTCGTGCGTGAGGCGCTGACCCGCGCGCTCAGCGAGGACCCCGAGGCGGCCCTGGCCGCGGCGCCGGTCCCGCGGCTGCGCGGCGCCTACGCCGGGATGCGGCCGGGGAGCCCGGCGTGGAGCAGACGGACCATGGTGGCGGGGACGGCCCTGGCCGTCGTCACCGTCGCGGTCGCCGTGCTCGCCGCGACCCAGGGGCTGCCCGGCACGGACGGCGGAAGCGACGCGGCCGAATCGCCGGCCCGGCCGCCGGCTTCCACCGCCACACCGGGCGAGGGCACCGGTGGTGACAGCCCCGATCCGTCGGGGCCGCCCAGTCCGCCCCAGTCTCCCTCCCCCACCCCCACTCCGTCGTCCCCGTCCCCCACTCCCACTCCCACGCCAACAGCGTCCGCCCCGGCCACGGCCCTGCCGCCCGGCTTCCAGCGCTACCGGGCGGCGGAGGGCTTCTCCGTCGCCCTGCCCGAGGGCTGGAAGCGGCTGGACACCGACCGCGACGGTGGTGCGTACCGGGTCGTCTTCGGTGCCAAGGGAGACGACCGCACGCTGGCCGTCACCTACAGCGAGCAGGCGGGCCCGGACCCCGTGGCCGTGTGGCGGGACGACGTCGAGCCGAACCTCAAGCAGGCCGACGACTACGACCGGATCGGAGCGATCCGCGCGACGACGTACCAGGGCCGCGAGGCCGCCGACATGGAGTGGACCGCGCACGTCGACGGCGCCCGGGTGCACACCCTCGGCCGGGGTGTCCTGCTGGGCGGCGGCCGGAGTTTCTCGCTGCGCTGGACGACCCCGGACGCCGACTGGGAGGCCGCCGCCAACCAGGAGGCGCTGCGCACGTTCTTCACGACCTTCCGGCCCGGGTCAGACTGA
- a CDS encoding serine hydrolase domain-containing protein, with product MSASPLPTSGPAAQGVDASGVHAFLDALEAAPEIEPHSLMIMRHGHLVASGWWAPYTAERLHLQYSLSKSFTGTAAALAEAEGLLDFDAPVISYFPEFEADITDPRSRAVLVRHVASMASGHRGETVDEAYGGDPAEPVRGFLLLPPDGDPGTVFAYNQPTTYTLAAIVQRRSGQPLTEYLRPRLLDPLGIGEVVWRRDRTGRELGFSGLYATTDAVARLGQLYLNDGLWEGERLLPAGWAARASRPRTPTAGAMGDADLQDWHQGYGYQFWTSRHGYRGDGAYGQFCLVLPEHDVVIAATAATERMQEYLNLVWEHLLPAFGPEPPTGREAADAELRERLGRLALPPAPGRPAPPERERDWTATVFTPSVETGPVRSAGLDRDADGWTLTLTGEGDRPDRPDRLTLRLAGEGWTVAEEPAPTAVSGGWTDAGTLAVEVVFLETPHRLALTCSLADRTLTASWRTQPLHDGRLSTLCAPRRSV from the coding sequence ATGAGTGCTTCCCCCCTGCCGACTTCCGGTCCGGCCGCCCAGGGTGTCGACGCCTCCGGCGTCCACGCCTTCCTCGACGCCCTCGAAGCCGCCCCCGAGATCGAGCCGCACAGCCTGATGATCATGCGGCACGGGCACCTGGTGGCCTCCGGCTGGTGGGCGCCCTACACCGCCGAACGCCTCCACCTGCAGTATTCGCTCAGCAAGAGCTTCACCGGGACCGCGGCCGCCCTGGCCGAGGCCGAGGGGCTGCTCGACTTCGACGCGCCAGTGATCTCGTACTTCCCGGAGTTCGAGGCCGACATCACCGATCCGCGCAGCCGGGCCGTGCTCGTCCGGCACGTGGCGTCCATGGCCAGCGGCCACCGGGGTGAGACCGTCGACGAGGCCTACGGGGGTGACCCCGCCGAGCCCGTCCGCGGGTTCCTCCTGCTGCCGCCGGACGGCGACCCCGGCACCGTCTTCGCCTACAACCAGCCCACCACCTACACCCTCGCCGCGATCGTCCAGCGCAGGAGCGGGCAGCCGCTCACCGAGTACCTTCGGCCCCGGCTGCTGGATCCGCTGGGCATCGGCGAGGTGGTCTGGCGACGGGACCGCACCGGCCGCGAGCTCGGCTTCAGCGGTCTGTACGCCACCACCGACGCGGTGGCCCGGCTCGGCCAGCTGTATCTGAACGACGGACTCTGGGAGGGCGAGCGCCTGCTGCCCGCGGGGTGGGCGGCCCGGGCCTCGCGACCCCGCACCCCCACCGCCGGAGCCATGGGAGACGCGGACCTGCAGGACTGGCACCAGGGCTACGGCTACCAGTTCTGGACGTCCCGGCACGGCTACCGGGGGGACGGCGCCTACGGCCAGTTCTGCCTGGTGCTGCCGGAGCACGACGTGGTCATCGCGGCGACCGCGGCGACCGAGCGGATGCAGGAGTACCTGAACCTGGTCTGGGAGCATCTGCTGCCCGCCTTCGGACCCGAGCCGCCGACCGGCCGCGAAGCCGCCGACGCGGAGCTGCGGGAGCGCCTCGGCCGGCTCGCGCTGCCGCCCGCGCCGGGCCGTCCCGCACCCCCGGAGCGGGAGCGGGACTGGACGGCTACCGTGTTCACGCCCTCCGTGGAAACCGGGCCGGTCCGGTCGGCCGGGCTCGACCGGGACGCGGACGGCTGGACGCTCACCCTCACCGGGGAAGGTGACCGGCCCGACCGCCCGGACCGGCTCACCCTGCGTCTCGCGGGGGAGGGCTGGACGGTCGCCGAGGAACCCGCCCCGACCGCGGTGAGCGGCGGCTGGACCGATGCCGGCACGCTCGCGGTGGAGGTGGTGTTCCTGGAGACCCCGCACCGCCTGGCACTGACCTGCTCCCTCGCCGACCGGACGCTCACCGCGTCCTGGCGCACCCAGCCGCTGCACGACGGACGGCTCAGCACCCTGTGCGCCCCGCGCCGCTCAGTCTGA
- a CDS encoding SsgA family sporulation/cell division regulator has translation MNSFVHKTLVVQLQAGDTDRFSVLAHLSYDAADPFAVTVVFSHDGRVLARWQLDREMLGEALRRPVGVGDVRMRPQARGMWQELRMEFLGDARADGGRHHAVVFAWAPGFAAFLRETYEVVQPGREEVHVDDFLAGVLAGG, from the coding sequence GTGAACTCGTTCGTCCACAAGACCCTGGTGGTGCAGCTCCAGGCGGGTGACACGGACCGTTTCTCCGTGCTCGCGCACCTGAGCTACGACGCCGCGGACCCGTTCGCCGTCACCGTGGTCTTCAGCCACGACGGCCGCGTTCTCGCCCGGTGGCAGCTTGACCGGGAGATGCTCGGTGAGGCGCTGCGGCGTCCGGTGGGGGTGGGCGACGTGCGGATGCGCCCTCAGGCGCGGGGCATGTGGCAGGAGCTGCGCATGGAGTTCCTCGGCGACGCCCGCGCCGACGGGGGACGGCATCACGCGGTGGTGTTCGCGTGGGCGCCGGGGTTCGCCGCGTTCCTGCGCGAGACGTACGAGGTGGTGCAGCCGGGCCGCGAGGAGGTGCACGTCGACGACTTCCTGGCGGGCGTCCTCGCCGGGGGCTGA
- a CDS encoding DUF6328 family protein: MVDAAEGGAMRRGRNETEEERADRMWQELIQEVRVAQMGVQILFGFLLTVVFTEKYDDLSGTDQTIYLVTVVLGACATGALIGPVSLHRLVSGRRVKPQAVQLASRLTLLGLVLLLATTTSSLLLILRVATHDGFVPFLVAGVVAWYLLCWFVLPLWTRHRYTSR; encoded by the coding sequence GTGGTGGACGCGGCAGAGGGCGGGGCGATGCGCCGGGGGCGCAACGAGACGGAGGAGGAGAGAGCGGACCGGATGTGGCAGGAGCTCATCCAGGAGGTCCGCGTAGCGCAGATGGGCGTACAGATCCTGTTCGGCTTTCTGCTCACCGTGGTGTTCACCGAGAAGTACGACGACCTCTCCGGCACCGACCAGACGATCTACCTCGTGACGGTCGTCCTGGGCGCCTGCGCGACCGGGGCGCTCATAGGCCCGGTGTCCCTGCACCGCCTCGTCTCCGGGCGGCGCGTCAAGCCCCAGGCGGTGCAGCTGGCCTCCCGGCTCACCCTGCTCGGCCTCGTGCTGCTGCTCGCCACGACGACCTCTTCGCTGCTGCTGATCCTGCGCGTGGCCACGCACGACGGCTTCGTGCCCTTCCTCGTCGCCGGGGTGGTCGCCTGGTACCTGCTGTGCTGGTTCGTCCTGCCGCTGTGGACGCGGCACCGATACACGTCGAGGTGA
- a CDS encoding LLM class F420-dependent oxidoreductase, giving the protein MVQIGYTMMTEQAGPRDLVNHVVRAEEAGFDFSVTSDHYFPWLRSQGHSPYAWAVLGAAAQATSRIPLMTYVTCPTFRYHPAVVAQKAATLQLLSEGRFRLGLGSGENLNEHVVGGGWPSVDVRHEMFEEAVEIIRALFKGGHVNHRGTHFDVESARLWDLPDEAPPIGVAVSGERSCELAGRLGDLVIATEPKAGLLEAFDRHGGQGKPRVGQLPVCYDPDRDTAVKRAHSQFRWFGSGWKVNSELPHPDSFEAATQFVTQDDVADAIPCGDDPDAFVEAVRPYAEAGFTEVALVQIGGESQSAYLDWSEKTLLPALRDAFG; this is encoded by the coding sequence ATGGTGCAAATCGGATACACGATGATGACCGAGCAGGCCGGCCCCCGTGACCTCGTCAACCACGTGGTCCGGGCCGAGGAGGCCGGCTTCGACTTCTCGGTGACCTCCGACCACTACTTCCCGTGGCTGCGCTCGCAGGGCCATTCGCCGTACGCGTGGGCCGTGCTCGGCGCGGCCGCCCAGGCCACGTCACGTATCCCGCTGATGACGTACGTGACGTGCCCGACGTTCCGCTACCACCCCGCGGTGGTGGCGCAGAAGGCGGCGACGCTGCAGTTGCTGTCCGAGGGCCGGTTCCGGCTGGGACTGGGCTCGGGCGAGAACCTCAACGAGCACGTCGTGGGCGGCGGCTGGCCCTCCGTCGATGTACGGCACGAGATGTTCGAGGAGGCCGTGGAGATCATCCGCGCCCTCTTCAAGGGCGGGCACGTCAACCATCGCGGCACGCACTTCGACGTGGAATCGGCCCGGCTGTGGGACCTGCCGGACGAGGCGCCGCCGATCGGTGTCGCCGTGTCGGGTGAGCGGTCGTGTGAACTCGCGGGGCGGCTCGGTGACCTGGTGATCGCCACGGAGCCCAAGGCCGGGCTGCTGGAGGCTTTCGACCGGCACGGCGGCCAGGGCAAGCCCCGGGTCGGCCAGCTGCCGGTCTGCTACGACCCCGACCGGGACACGGCCGTCAAGCGGGCGCACTCCCAGTTCCGCTGGTTCGGCAGTGGCTGGAAGGTCAACTCGGAGCTGCCCCACCCGGATTCCTTCGAGGCGGCGACCCAGTTCGTCACGCAGGACGACGTCGCCGACGCCATCCCGTGCGGTGACGACCCGGACGCGTTCGTCGAGGCCGTCCGCCCGTACGCCGAAGCCGGGTTCACCGAGGTCGCCCTCGTCCAGATCGGTGGCGAGTCACAGTCGGCGTATCTGGACTGGTCGGAGAAGACGCTGCTGCCCGCGCTGCGCGACGCGTTCGGCTGA